A single region of the Salvia splendens isolate huo1 chromosome 18, SspV2, whole genome shotgun sequence genome encodes:
- the LOC121777666 gene encoding serine/threonine-protein phosphatase 7 long form homolog, translating into MATSSSTGHLLYGPEDPSVLNMQKNHISNKLMKGGTTQVFKVRRTESKTWDAVIHENVRYWLDVFGFKGVIDCGKPMKVDNELITALIERWRPEIHTFHLPIGETTITLEDVQAIWGLRADGVVFTGRDYHDNFPDWTSKCRDLLGWIPDSSTETKQGGLLMTALINQTRMPLGDDLPTYVYIQRARIHALILLGGLILPDTTGCKVPFMWLNGLGDPEEVKNISWGSAALAYLYHYLCEASMDKRKELGGPMILLQLWAWERMPTLRPAFIGPKVHEPYTPCGARWREQRR; encoded by the exons ATGGCGACTTCAAGTTCTACTGGACATTTATTGTATGGACCCGAAGACCCGTCCGTGttaaatatgcaaaaaaatcacatttcaaataaactgaTGAAAGGGGGAACAACCCAAGTATTTAAAGTCCGAAGGACTGAAAGTAAGACTTGGGACGCCGTGATTCACGAGAATGTAAGATATTGGCTTGACGtctttggtttcaaaggcgtgatCGATTGTGGGAAGCCAATGAAGGTCGACAATGAGCTGATCACGGCGttgattgagcgttggaggccggAGATACACACATTCCATCTACCGATCGGTGAGACGACGATcaccttggaagatgtgcaagccaTCTGGGGCTTGAGGGCGGATGGCGTCGTTTTCACGGGTCGTGACTATCATGACAACTTTCCAGATTGGACCAGCAAGTGCCGCGatctgttgggatggataccagaTTCTTCCACAGAGACAAAGCAAGGCGGTTTGCTGATGACCGCGCTGATCAACCAGACAAGGATGCCTCTGGGTGATGACCTGCCTACTTACGTATACATCCAAAGAGCACGTATCCATGCCCTAATTTTATTAGGAGGTCTCATTCTACCGGATACCACGGGGTGTAAGGTGCcatttatgtggttgaatgGGCTTGGGGATCCGGAAGAGGTGAAGAATATAAGTTGGGGAAGCGCGGCATTGGCCTACCTTTATCATTATCTATGCGAGGCTTCCATGGATAAGAGAAAAGAGTTGGGCGGCCCTATGATCCTCCTGCAgctatgggcgtgggaaagaatgcccacattgaggCCTGCGTTCATAGGACCAAAGGTGCACGAGCCATATACACCATGTGGCGCCAG GTGGAGAGAACAACGCAGATAG
- the LOC121777661 gene encoding disease resistance protein RGA2-like, with protein sequence MEGVSSAAIEVLVQNLINIFKDEYSLLRGLDEDAQQLQRTLGMIQAYLNDAEKKSITQDAVKIWLRELEAVAFDADNVLDELSYHLLHKKVHKMKSSKDKVLSCFSSFKGISRRRDMALIIKQINATFESMNKRATDLGIQSMIVNAPAAVAHTSIETDSISLDPIFIGRDDDVPKLVHMLTQTHLVEEKRVFSSLALVGMGGMGKTTLTRKVFNHERVKARFGSLIWVHVSQTFDAISLFNKILYKVTKKASDGVENKDDILEKLQEAFKVRVESRDDILEKLQEALKVRVYSKDDILEKLQEALKGKTYLLVLDDVWNDDVSKWEDFINSVLGVTSTNGNGIIVTTRSAKVASIVNPFRIHHLNGLSDEDCWSIIKAKNFDKNGEVPSGFEMIGRKISKRCKGLPLAANVVGGVLRGKSEEEWHFINENWLSDDEGGENISKILKLSYDHLSSPSIKKCFTFCSVFPKGLEIVKEELIELWMAEGFLQPTRRDDMESVGNMYFNVLLQNSLLQVAEKDDYESVSKCVMHDLVHELASYLLSHNNAEGSTPVRYMFLKKESSPITEEVAKPLRTLFLEGGNSGTIFSNFECLYNLTLSGDYKELPNSIRKLVHLRNLNMYRTNIVNLPKWIGKLHHLQTLRACWGLENLPSTLKYMFNLRHLYISYNTKLPAEIGRLTSLRTLPYFTVGKKKGYQIEELGSLKNLKGRLVICNLEEVRDKEEALKANIFQKPNLLDLAFVWFYDREDERNDESVLEGLQPHANLKKLDISGFKGKRLPIWAEKMEVRDGPQGSWVPLDNLIEIKLFGCSEIEEIPRLEHLPNLKSLSLEGLKKVRYINTSFNHLTSLRLEELEALECVPEWLFFKNQDLKYLTLSRCPLLRELPDGLDTLNSLEYLCIMDCENLKSIGNPSCGARQSQGIFRRLSITECGELMELPCEMLEWWAPTIEHLSLIGLRRLKNLPMLIDCLAKSSTRLSILKIVGVPKLMAASSGSVESWDLSSLYTLEIDVSVEWSREDSVGIAETVEGMLQRCCNSLTRLQLKGVENWEWLPQSVQNFTVLDWLEFGNIGVEELPQWLGNLSSLRYLFLWNCPELRIDLEWRNHHRHLRINVDGHPV encoded by the coding sequence ATGGAAGGAGTGTCTTCAGCAGCCATTGAAGTTCTTGTCCAAAACCTGATCAACATTTTCAAGGATGAGTACTCTCTGCTTCGAGGTCTCGATGAAGATGCACAGCAGCTGCAGAGGACTTTGGGGATGATTCAAGCCTACTTGAATGATGCTGAGAAGAAATCCATCACCCAAGATGCTGTCAAGATCTGGTTGAGGGAGCTTGAAGCCGTGGCTTTCGATGCTGACAATGTCTTGGACGAACTCAGCTATCATCTTCTCCACAAAAAAGTACACAAGATGAAATCATCCAAGGATAAGGTACTATCATGCTTCTCATCCTTTAAAGGAATTTCACGTCGGCGTGATATGGCTCTCATAATCAAACAAATCAATGCTACTTTTGAGTCTATGAACAAAAGGGCAACAGATCTTGGCATTCAAAGCATGATTGTGAATGCACCTGCTGCTGTTGCTCATACTTCCATTGAGACGGATTCGATCAGTCTTGATCCAATTTTTATTGGAAGAGATGATGATGTGCCTAAACTAGTTCACATGCTCACTCAGACCCACCTGGTGGAAGAGAAACGGGTGTTCTCAAGCCTTGCTCTTGTGGGAATGGGAGGTATGGGAAAAACTACATTGACTAGAAAAGTCTTTAATCATGAAAGGGTAAAGGCTCGATTCGGATCACTAATTTGGGTTCATGTTTCTCAAACTTTTGATGCAATTAGTCTTTTCAACAAAATACTTTATAAGGTGACTAAAAAGGCTAGTGATGGAGTTGAGAACAAAGATGATATTCTGGAAAAGCTTCAAGAAGCTTTCAAGGTTAGAGTTGAGAGCAGAGATGATATCTTAGAAAAGCTTCAAGAAGCTCTCAAGGTTAGAGTTTACAGCAAAGATGATATCCTAGAAAAGCTTCAAGAAGCTCTCAAGGGTAAAACTTATCTCCTTGTTCTTGATGATGTATGGAATGATGATGTTTCGAAATGGGAAGACTTTATAAACTCCGTACTGGGAGTTACTTCTACTAACGGAAATGGCATTATCGTCACCACTAGGAGTGCAAAAGTTGCTTCCATTGTTAACCCATTTCGTATTCATCATTTGAATGGCTTATCAGATGAAGATTGTTGGTCTATAATCAAAGCcaaaaattttgataaaaatggTGAAGTTCCATCAGGATTCGAGATGATTGGAAGAAAGATTTCAAAAAGATGCAAAGGTTTGCCCCTAGCTGCCAATGTAGTCGGGGGAGTGCTTCGCGGTAAGTCCGAAGAAGAGTGGCACTTCATCAATGAAAATTGGCTTTCGGATGATGAAGGAGGTGAAAATATCTCGAAAATATTGAAATTGAGCTATGATCACCTATCCTCACCGTCGATCAAGAAATGTTTCACGTTTTGTTCGGTTTTCCCCAAAGGTTTGGAAATCGTTAAGGAAGAGTTGATTGAACTATGGATGGCAGAAGGGTTTCTTCAACCTACCCGAAGAGATGACATGGAGTCTGTGGGTAACATGTATTTTAATGTGCTTCTACAAAACTCTTTGTTACAAGTTGCGGAGAAAGATGATTATGAAAGTGTTTCAAAGTGTGTGATGCATGATCTTGTGCATGAGCTTGCATCTTATCTTTTATCCCATAATAATGCAGAAGGCAGTACCCCTGTGCGATACATGTTTCTGAAAAAAGAATCAAGTCCTATTACAGAAGAAGTTGCCAAGCCTCTGCGTACATTATTCTTGGAAGGTGGAAACTCTGGTACTATATTCTCAAACTTTGAATGTCTGTATAATCTGACTCTTTCTGGTGATTATAAAGAGTTGCCCAATTCAATTAGGAAGTTGGTACATTTGAGAAATCTGAATATGTATCGTACAAACATTGTAAACTTGCCGAAATGGATTGGTAAACTCCATCACTTGCAGACATTAAGAGCATGTTGGGGGTTAGAGAATCTGCCAAGTACGTTGAAGTATATGTTTAACTTAAGGCATCTTTATATCAGTTATAATACAAAGTTGCCAGCGGAGATTGGGAGATTAACTAGTCTTCGTACACTCCCTTACTTCACAGTAGGCAAAAAAAAGGGCTACCAAATTGAAGAGCTTGGAAGTTTGAAGAATCTCAAAGGAAGACTAGTAATTTGTAATCTGGAGGAGGTGCGTGATAAGGAAGAGGCTCTGAAAGCAAATATATTTCAGAAACCAAACTTATTAGATTTGGCGTTTGTATGGTTTTATGATAGAGAAGATGAAAGAAATGATGAGAGTGTGTTGGAAGGCCTCCAACCTCATGCAAATCTGAAGAAGTTGGACATTTCAGGATTCAAAGGCAAAAGACTTCCAATATGGGCTGAGAAGATGGAAGTACGTGATGGGCCTCAAGGATCTTGGGTACCACTTGATAACTTGATTGAAATAAAACTCTTTGGGTGCTCAGAAATTGAGGAAATCCCAAGGCTGGAGCACTTGCCTAATCTCAAGTCTCTTTCTTTGGAAGGATTGAAGAAGGTGAGGTATATAAATACTTCATTCAATCATTTAACGTCACTCCGATTAGAAGAGTTAGAGGCATTGGAATGTGTGCCAGAATGGTTATTCTTTAAGAATCAGGATCTCAAATATTTGACATTATCACGATGTCCTTTGTTGAGGGAATTACCAGATGGCTTAGACACCCTCAATTCTCTGGAGTATTTGTGTATTATGGATTGTGAGAATCTGAAGTCGATTGGGAATCCAAGTTGCGGAGCAAGACAATCACAGGGGATCTTCCGTCGGCTGAGTATTACAGAATGCGGAGAGCTGATGGAATTGCCGTGTGAAATGCTAGAGTGGTGGGCCCCTACAATTGAGCATCTCTCATTGATAGGATTAAGGAGGCTAAAGAATCTACCAATGCTAATTGACTGCCTCGCTAAATCATCTACTCGTCTCAGTATATTAAAAATCGTAGGTGTTCCTAAATTGATGGCTGCTAGTAGTGGTAGTGTTGAGAGTTGGGATCTTAGCAGCTTATATACATTAGAGATAGATGTGAGTGTGGAATGGTCAAGAGAGGATAGTGTTGGCATTGCagagactgtggaaggaatgTTGCAGAGATGCTGCAACTCGCTTACTCGCTTACAATTGAAGGGGGTGGAAAATTGGGAGTGGCTGCCCCAATCCGTTCAAAATTTCACTGTTCTTGATTGGTTAGAGTTTGGGAATATAGGAGTAGAAGAATTGCCCCAATGGTTGGGGAACCTCTCATCTCTAAGATATTTATTTCTATGGAATTGCCCAGAACTACGTATTGATTTGGAGTGGCGCAACCACCATCGCCATCTGAGAATCAATGTCGATGGCCACCCCGTCTGA
- the LOC121777664 gene encoding putative disease resistance protein RGA1, whose translation MKTPQAKDKVLSCFSSFKGISRRRDMALIIKQINATFECMNKRATDLGIQSMIVNAPAAVAHTPFETDSFSLDPIFTGRDDDVPKLVHMLTQTHLVEEKRVFSTLALVGMGGVGKTTLTRKVFNHERVKARFGSLIWVHVSQTFDAISLFNKILYKVTKKASDGVENKDDILEKLQEAFKVRVESRDDILEKLQEALKGKTYLLVLDDVWNDDVSKWEDFINSVLGVTSTNGNGIIVTTRSAKVASIVNPFHLHHLNGLSDEYCWSIIKAKHFDKNGEVPSGFEMIGRKIAKRCKGLPLAANVVGGVLRGKSEEEWHFINENWLSDDEGGENISKILKLSYDHLSSPSLKKCFTFCSVFPKGLEIVKEELIELWMAEGFLQPTRRDDMESVGNTYFNVLLQNSLLQVAEKDGYESVSKCVMHDLVHDVALSVLSNNADDSTPARYMFLKKESSPIPENVAKHLRTLFLEGGTSCTKFSGFECLHNLTLSGDYKEFPNSIRELVHLRNLNIYDTEIVNLPKWIGKLHHLQTLRARRGLENLPSTLKYMFNLRHLHISSNTKLPAEIGRLTSLQTLPYFRVGKEKGFQIEELGNLKNLQGSLEIQDLEMVLDKEEALKADIFQKPNLFDLVFEWSDGREDERNDESVLEGLEPNANLKKLKISGFKGKRLPTWAEKMAVRDGPQGSLVPLDNLIEIKLFGCSEIEEFPKLEHLPNLKSLYLEGLKKVRYINTSFNHLTSLRLKELEALECVPEWLFFKNQDIKVLTLSGCPLLRELADGVDTLNSLVVLDIRDCENLKSIGNPSGGTRQSLCWLIIRGCGELMELPCEMLEWWGPTIELLLLEGLGKLKNLPMLIDCLAKSSTRLSYLRILGVPKLMAASIGSVESWDLSSLRALEIDVSVEWSREDSVGIAETVEGMLQRCCNSLTELNLKGVENWEWLPQSIQNLTSVSVLSLEKIGVEELPQWLGNLSSLTELHLRNCSKLKRLPSMDALKELVVNDCPELHIDSEWRNHHPHLKIIKV comes from the coding sequence atgaagacACCCCAAGCCAAAGATAAGGTACTATCATGCTTCTCATCCTTTAAAGGAATTTCACGTCGGCGTGATATGGCTCTCATAATCAAACAAATCAATGCTACTTTTGAGTGTATGAACAAAAGGGCAACAGATCTTGGCATTCAAAGCATGATTGTGAATGCACCTGCTGCTGTTGCTCATACTCCCTTTGAGACGGATTCGTTCAGTCTTGATCCAATCTTTACTGGAAGAGATGATGATGTGCCTAAACTAGTTCACATGCTCACTCAGACCCACCTAGTGGAAGAGAAACGGGTGTTCTCAACCCTTGCTCTTGTGGGAATGGGGGGTGTGGGGAAAACTACGTTGACTAGAAAAGTTTTTAATCATGAAAGGGTAAAGGCTCGATTTGGATCACTAATTTGGGTTCATGTTTCTCAAACTTTTGATGCAATTAGTCTTTTCAACAAAATACTTTATAAGGTGACTAAAAAGGCTAGTGATGGAGTTGAGAACAAAGATGATATTCTGGAAAAGCTTCAAGAAGCTTTCAAGGTTAGAGTTGAGAGCAGAGATGATATCTTAGAAAAGCTTCAAGAAGCTCTCAAGGGTAAAACTTATCTCCTTGTTCTTGATGATGTATGGAATGATGATGTTTCGAAATGGGAAGACTTTATAAACTCCGTACTGGGAGTTACTTCTACTAACGGAAATGGCATTATCGTCACCACTAGGAGTGCAAAAGTTGCTTCCATTGTTAACCCATTtcatcttcatcatttgaaTGGCTTATCAGATGAATATTGTTGGTCTATAATCAAAGCCAAACATTTTGATAAAAATGGTGAAGTCCCATCAGGATTCGAGATGATTGGAAGAAAGATTGCAAAAAGATGCAAAGGTTTGCCCCTAGCTGCCAATGTAGTCGGGGGAGTGCTTCGCGGCAAGTCCGAAGAAGAGTGGCACTTCATCAATGAAAATTGGCTTTCGGATGATGAAGGAGGCGAAAATATCTCGAAAATATTGAAATTGAGCTATGATCACCTCTCTTCACCATCGCTCAAGAAGTGCTTCACGTTTTGTTCGGTTTTCCCCAAAGGTTTGGAAATCGTTAAGGAAGAGTTGATTGAACTGTGGATGGCAGAAGGGTTTCTTCAACCTACCCGAAGAGATGACATGGAGTCTGTGGGTAACACGTATTTTAATGTGCTTCTACAAAACTCTTTGCTACAAGTTGCTGAGAAAGATGGTTATGAAAGTGTTTCAAAGTGTGTGATGCATGATCTTGTGCATGATGTTGCATTGTCTGTCTTATCCAATAATGCAGATGACAGTACCCCTGCTCGGTACATGTTTCTGAAAAAAGAATCAAGTCCTATACCAGAAAATGTGGCCAAGCATTTGCGTACATTATTCTTGGAAGGTGGAACTTCTTGTACTAAGTTCTCAGGCTTTGAATGTTTGCATAATCTTACTCTTTCTGGTGATTATAAAGAGTTTCCCAATTCAATTAGGGAGTTGGTACATTTGAGAAATCTGAATATTTATGATACAGAAATTGTAAACTTGCCGAAATGGATTGGTAAACTCCATCACTTGCAAACATTAAGAGCACGCCGGGGGTTAGAGAATCTGCCAAGTACATTGAAGTATATGTTTAACTTAAGGCATCTTCATATCAGTTCTAATACAAAGTTGCCAGCGGAGATTGGGAGATTAACTAGTCTCCAAACATTACCTTATTTCAGAGTAGGAAAAGAGAAGGGCTTCCAAATTGAAGAGCTCGGAAATTTGAAGAATCTTCAAGGATCTCTAGAGATTCAAGATCTGGAGATGGTGCTTGATAAGGAAGAGGCTCTGAAAGCAGATATATTTCAGAAACCAAACTTATTTGATTTGGTGTTTGAATGGAGTGATGGTAGAGAAGATGAAAGAAATGATGAGAGTGTGTTGGAAGGCCTCGAACCTAATGCAAATCTGAAGAAGTTGAAGATTTCAGGATTCAAAGGCAAAAGACTTCCAACATGGGCTGAGAAGATGGCAGTACGTGATGGGCCTCAAGGATCTTTGGTACCACTGGATAACTTGATTGAAATAAAACTCTTTGGGTGCTCAGAAATTGAGGAATTTCCAAAGCTGGAGCACTTGCCTAATCTCAAGTCTCTTTATTTGGAAGGATTGAAGAAGGTGAGGTATATAAATACTTCATTCAATCATTTAACGTCACTCCGATTAAAAGAGCTAGAGGCATTGGAATGTGTGCCAGAATGGTTATTCTTTAAGAATCAGGATATCAAAGTTTTGACATTATCAGGATGTCCTTTGTTGAGGGAATTAGCAGATGGCGTTGACACCCTCAATTCACTGGTGGTGTTGGATATTAGGGATTGTGAGAATCTGAAGTCGATAGGGAATCCAAGTGGTGGAACACGACAATCACTTTGTTGGCTGATTATTAGAGGGTGTGGAGAGCTGATGGAATTGCCGTGTGAAATGCTAGAGTGGTGGGGCCCTACAATTGAGCTTCTCTTATTGGAAGGATTAGGGAAGCTAAAGAATCTACCAATGCTAATTGACTGCCTCGCTAAGTCATCTACTCGTCTCTCATATTTGAGGATTTTAGGTGTTCCTAAATTGATGGCTGCTAGTATTGGTAGTGTTGAGAGTTGGGATCTTAGCAGCTTGAGAGCATTAGAGATAGATGTGAGTGTGGAATGGTCAAGAGAGGATAGTGTTGGCATTGCagagactgtggaaggaatgTTGCAGAGATGCTGCAACTCACTCACAGAGTTAAATTTGAAGGGGGTGGAAAATTGGGAGTGGCTGCCCCAATCCATTCAAAATCTCACCTCTGTTTCTGTATTAAGTTTGGAGAAGATAGGAGTAGAAGAATTGCCCCAATGGTTGGGCAACCTCTCATCTCTAACAGAGTTACATCTACGGAATTGCAGCAAGTTGAAGCGTCTGCCCTCTATGGATGCATTGAAGGAACTCGTTGTTAATGATTGCCCAGAACTACATATTGATTCGGAGTGGCGCAACCACCATCCACATCTCAAAATCATCAAGGTTTGA